From Paramagnetospirillum magnetotacticum MS-1, one genomic window encodes:
- a CDS encoding cupin domain-containing protein — MNTPPAAGSLFEKIPDDDFGAESIDTLLQGGRFRLLRIVSNGQTTPEGQWLDQDDDEWVVVVKGAGMVRIEGEDHSRALTPGDWLFLPAHCRHRVEWTAPDQPTVWLALHRDI; from the coding sequence ATGAACACGCCGCCTGCCGCGGGAAGTCTGTTCGAGAAAATTCCCGACGACGATTTCGGGGCTGAATCCATCGACACCCTGCTCCAAGGAGGGCGCTTCCGCCTGCTGCGCATCGTCTCCAACGGCCAGACCACGCCCGAGGGACAATGGCTGGATCAGGACGACGACGAGTGGGTGGTGGTGGTCAAAGGCGCCGGTATGGTCCGCATCGAGGGCGAGGACCATTCCCGCGCCCTGACGCCTGGCGACTGGCTGTTCCTGCCCGCCCATTGCCGCCACCGGGTGGAATGGACGGCGCCGGACCAGCCCACCGTGTGGCTGGCCCTGCACCGGGACATCTGA
- a CDS encoding lysine--tRNA ligase: MSSDSRDLARSATAWPFQEARALLDERLKGKAPDKGYVLFETGYGPSGLPHIGTFGEVARTTMVRRAFSLLAPEIPTRLFAFSDDMDGLRKVPDNIPNKEMVAKHLGKPLTRIPDPFGTHESFGHHNNARLCSFLDTFGFEYEFQSATDWYKSGRFDAALLGVLKHYDEVINVVLPTLGDERRATYSPFLPVCPDTGIVLQVPVVERNVEAGTIVYKREDGKLIETPVTGGACKLQWKADWGMRWVALGVDYEMSGKDLIPSVQLSTRIATILGGRAPLNLTYELFLDDQGQKISKSKGNGLAVEDWLKYAPQESLALFMYQKPKTAKRLYFDVIPRAVDEYLAYLGKFPSEEPGKKLDNPVWHIHGGKPPAEDAHLSFNILMNLVSVCHSDDPAVIWGFIKRYAPGAAPETAPILNGLVGYAIAYFKDFVKPNMKYRKATPDEVEAFTALKDGLLALPADASVDDIQNLVYAIGKRPCFGELKAWFKACYEVLLGNDQGPRMGSFIKLFGIAETIALLDKAIAGEDM; encoded by the coding sequence ATGTCCTCCGATTCCCGCGACCTTGCCCGCTCCGCCACCGCCTGGCCCTTCCAAGAGGCCCGCGCTTTGCTGGATGAGCGTCTGAAAGGTAAAGCGCCGGATAAGGGCTATGTTCTGTTCGAAACCGGCTATGGCCCGTCGGGCCTGCCCCATATCGGCACCTTCGGCGAAGTGGCGCGCACCACCATGGTGCGCCGCGCCTTCTCGTTGCTGGCGCCCGAGATTCCCACCCGCCTGTTCGCTTTCTCCGACGATATGGACGGGTTGCGCAAGGTGCCCGACAACATCCCCAACAAGGAGATGGTCGCCAAGCATCTGGGCAAGCCGCTGACCCGCATTCCCGATCCCTTCGGCACCCATGAAAGCTTTGGGCATCACAACAATGCCCGCCTGTGCAGTTTCCTCGACACCTTCGGCTTCGAATACGAGTTCCAGTCGGCCACCGACTGGTACAAGTCGGGCCGCTTCGACGCCGCCCTGCTGGGCGTGCTCAAGCACTATGACGAGGTGATCAACGTGGTGCTGCCGACGCTGGGCGACGAGCGCCGCGCCACCTATTCCCCCTTCCTGCCCGTCTGCCCCGACACCGGCATCGTGCTCCAGGTCCCGGTCGTCGAGCGCAATGTGGAGGCTGGCACCATCGTCTACAAGCGCGAGGACGGCAAGTTGATCGAGACCCCGGTCACCGGCGGCGCTTGCAAACTGCAATGGAAGGCCGATTGGGGCATGCGCTGGGTGGCGCTGGGCGTCGATTACGAGATGAGCGGCAAGGACCTCATCCCCTCGGTCCAGCTCTCGACCCGCATCGCCACCATCTTAGGCGGCCGCGCGCCACTTAACCTGACCTACGAACTGTTCCTGGACGATCAGGGCCAAAAGATCTCCAAGTCCAAGGGCAACGGCCTGGCGGTGGAGGACTGGCTGAAATACGCGCCGCAGGAAAGCCTGGCGCTGTTCATGTACCAAAAGCCCAAGACCGCCAAGCGCCTCTATTTCGACGTCATTCCGCGCGCCGTGGACGAGTATCTGGCCTATCTGGGCAAGTTCCCGTCCGAGGAGCCGGGCAAGAAGCTGGACAATCCGGTGTGGCACATCCATGGCGGCAAGCCTCCGGCCGAGGACGCCCATCTGTCCTTCAATATCCTGATGAATCTGGTCAGCGTCTGTCATTCCGACGACCCTGCGGTGATCTGGGGCTTCATCAAGCGCTATGCGCCGGGCGCCGCCCCCGAGACCGCGCCCATCCTGAACGGGCTGGTGGGCTATGCCATCGCCTATTTCAAGGATTTCGTGAAGCCCAACATGAAGTACCGCAAGGCCACGCCCGATGAGGTGGAGGCTTTCACGGCTCTAAAAGACGGTCTTCTGGCCCTTCCCGCCGACGCCTCGGTCGACGACATCCAGAATCTGGTCTACGCCATCGGCAAGCGCCCCTGCTTCGGGGAACTCAAGGCCTGGTTCAAGGCCTGCTACGAGGTGCTGCTGGGCAACGACCAGGGCCCGCGCATGGGCAGCTTCATCAAGCTGTTCGGCATCGCCGAGACCATCGCCCTCTTGGATAAGGCCATTGCGGGCGAGGATATGTAG
- a CDS encoding bacteriohemerythrin, whose product MIVWRDAMSVGAPALDADHKRLIDLINLTEQWIGQDNWRQVATVTDELLRYVDEHFRREESVMAAIKYPEIEQHKKAHETLAQKARLLHEKFKAATQDEDLKTCSQVLIRVLTDWLVTHILKEDMKYKASIPKKAPPPPPPPPAAVEMYNGLPPKEDEEARKARWEARHKDIEYELPPNLAHLLKRLEYVVPELPPPAKSFESFERLCEAAIGRRIDKVLVFFHRHNPDLKRELPPFFLASPEFAEKFKAAVTKFIFPTIWESRNIRMLSTSYEWAEDDSDSFWEHVTKPLEDSILQGWNSGWDDLKLLETKRPDGTRVFQVKDNTKALREMLAPSSPMAYDIPKIGNREIETLRSLLDPKNDWWKRLNHAWRICHDLYEQEKDPRIFQQKAREGALRDNLLNAFAKFPPEWGDFLVLACHRVFPRVSTAFLESFVCNFGTTDAQRETHVPYTVRYLRQVKEDPDIWLRERNAEQEWQAQMKELSNYLANRTEEDEKKKR is encoded by the coding sequence ATGATCGTTTGGCGCGATGCCATGTCGGTGGGTGCACCGGCATTGGATGCCGACCACAAAAGACTGATCGATCTGATCAACTTAACCGAACAGTGGATCGGCCAGGACAACTGGCGCCAGGTGGCCACCGTCACGGACGAGTTGCTGCGCTACGTGGACGAGCATTTCCGCCGCGAAGAATCTGTGATGGCGGCCATCAAATATCCGGAGATCGAGCAGCATAAGAAGGCGCACGAGACTCTGGCCCAGAAGGCCAGACTGCTGCATGAAAAGTTCAAGGCCGCGACCCAGGACGAGGATCTCAAGACCTGCTCCCAGGTCCTGATCCGAGTGCTCACCGACTGGCTGGTCACCCATATCCTCAAGGAGGATATGAAGTACAAGGCCTCCATCCCCAAGAAGGCTCCGCCGCCCCCTCCGCCGCCGCCCGCGGCCGTCGAGATGTATAATGGCCTGCCCCCAAAGGAGGACGAGGAAGCGCGCAAGGCGCGGTGGGAGGCCCGCCACAAGGACATCGAATACGAACTGCCCCCCAATCTCGCCCATCTGCTGAAGCGGTTGGAATATGTGGTGCCAGAGCTTCCCCCGCCCGCCAAGAGCTTCGAAAGCTTCGAGCGGCTGTGCGAGGCGGCCATCGGGCGGCGCATCGACAAGGTTCTGGTCTTCTTCCACCGCCACAATCCCGATCTGAAGCGGGAATTGCCGCCCTTCTTCCTGGCCTCGCCCGAATTCGCCGAGAAATTCAAGGCGGCGGTGACCAAGTTCATCTTCCCCACCATATGGGAAAGCCGGAACATCCGCATGTTGTCCACCAGCTATGAATGGGCCGAGGACGATAGCGACAGCTTCTGGGAGCATGTCACCAAGCCCCTGGAAGACAGTATCCTGCAGGGCTGGAACAGCGGCTGGGACGATCTGAAGCTGCTGGAGACCAAGAGACCCGACGGCACGCGGGTCTTCCAGGTCAAGGACAACACCAAGGCGCTACGTGAGATGCTGGCGCCGTCTTCGCCCATGGCCTACGACATCCCCAAGATCGGCAACCGCGAGATCGAGACGCTGCGCTCGCTGCTGGACCCCAAGAACGACTGGTGGAAGCGCCTTAATCACGCATGGCGCATCTGCCACGATCTCTACGAGCAGGAAAAGGACCCGCGCATCTTCCAGCAAAAGGCCCGCGAGGGCGCGTTGCGCGACAATCTGCTGAACGCCTTCGCCAAGTTCCCGCCCGAATGGGGCGACTTTCTGGTCCTGGCCTGCCACCGGGTGTTCCCGCGGGTTTCCACCGCCTTCCTGGAAAGCTTCGTGTGCAATTTCGGCACCACCGACGCCCAGCGGGAAACCCATGTCCCCTACACGGTGCGCTATCTCCGCCAGGTCAAGGAAGACCCCGATATCTGGCTGCGCGAGCGCAATGCCGAGCAGGAATGGCAGGCCCAGATGAAGGAACTGTCCAACTACCTGGCCAACCGCACCGAGGAAGACGAGAAGAAGAAGCGCTGA